In a single window of the Anaerotruncus rubiinfantis genome:
- a CDS encoding cation:proton antiporter yields the protein MTFLEQSANHSAAVILSLAIILFSGFLVTRITKKLRLPDVTAYIVAGILLGPYVFRLVPQEMIDGMDFVTDIALAYIAFGVGKYFKLSELRKSGRQVILITLFEALAAALAVTLMMTFVFHLSVSFSLLLGAIGSATAPASTIMTIRQYRAKGDLVNTILQVVALDDAVALIAFSICAAIVGELESGSGSLNWKLFLEPLLLNLFAIGLGAICGYLLRWIISARRTREHRLILINAVIFSLTGFCTLLDISPLLSCMVMGTVYINVIADKDLFKQVNHFSPPIMLLFFVLSGMRLNVPMLATAGMIGVGYFFVRIIGKYVGAYAGAVVSGASAVIRNYLGLALVPQAGVSIGLAALGQRILPAGAGALLSTIILSSGVLYEMVGPASAKMALLLSHTIEEPPISGGRESKKTSAAKEKGRIAALSLEKDGAAKPAGKSCGPKIVRRAGEMPQKGKGRRNGHHV from the coding sequence ATGACTTTCCTGGAGCAGTCCGCCAACCATTCCGCAGCTGTCATCCTGAGCCTGGCAATCATCCTTTTTTCTGGATTCCTTGTGACAAGGATCACCAAGAAGCTGCGGTTGCCGGATGTGACGGCTTACATTGTCGCCGGGATTCTGCTCGGACCTTATGTTTTTCGTCTGGTTCCGCAGGAGATGATCGATGGGATGGATTTTGTCACCGATATCGCGCTGGCCTATATCGCTTTTGGAGTGGGCAAATACTTTAAGCTCTCCGAACTGAGAAAAAGCGGCAGACAGGTCATCCTGATTACGCTGTTTGAAGCGCTTGCAGCAGCACTTGCCGTCACATTGATGATGACTTTTGTTTTTCATTTATCGGTGTCGTTTTCGTTGTTGCTTGGCGCGATCGGTTCGGCCACCGCCCCGGCTTCAACGATTATGACCATCCGACAATACCGGGCGAAAGGAGACTTGGTAAACACCATCCTGCAGGTGGTTGCGCTTGATGATGCGGTTGCGCTGATTGCGTTTTCCATCTGTGCGGCTATTGTGGGTGAGCTTGAATCCGGCTCCGGGAGCCTAAATTGGAAGCTCTTTCTGGAGCCGCTCCTGCTCAATCTGTTCGCTATCGGGCTTGGGGCTATCTGCGGCTATCTGCTGCGTTGGATCATATCTGCGCGCCGTACCCGTGAGCACCGGCTCATCTTAATCAATGCGGTCATCTTCAGCCTCACTGGGTTCTGTACGCTGCTCGATATTTCACCGCTGCTTTCCTGTATGGTGATGGGAACGGTTTATATCAATGTGATCGCGGATAAGGATCTCTTTAAGCAGGTCAACCACTTTTCGCCGCCCATTATGCTGCTGTTCTTCGTCCTTTCCGGCATGCGCCTCAATGTCCCGATGCTGGCCACTGCCGGGATGATCGGCGTCGGTTATTTCTTTGTGCGGATCATCGGCAAATATGTAGGCGCATATGCCGGTGCGGTTGTAAGCGGGGCTTCAGCCGTTATTCGCAATTACCTCGGTTTGGCGCTGGTGCCGCAGGCAGGTGTTTCAATTGGATTGGCGGCGCTTGGGCAGCGGATTCTGCCTGCTGGGGCGGGCGCATTGCTTTCTACCATCATCCTGTCGTCGGGGGTGCTGTATGAAATGGTTGGCCCGGCTTCAGCAAAGATGGCTCTTCTTTTGTCCCACACGATTGAGGAGCCGCCGATTTCAGGGGGCAGGGAGTCAAAAAAAACGTCTGCCGCAAAAGAAAAAGGCCGGATAGCCGCATTGTCTCTGGAAAAAGACGGCGCGGCAAAACCCGCAGGAAAAAGCTGCGGCCCCAAAATAGTCCGCCGCGCCGGTGAAATGCCGCAAAAAGGAAAAGGGCGCCGCAACGGGCATCATGTCTGA
- a CDS encoding sugar kinase, whose product MNFGGEQREFDVISFGEIMLRLSPPGLERLSQSELLEKRPGGSELNVVSGISLLGLRTGIVTKIPDNDMGRFIKNKIRFYGVSDDYLIYDSSERARVGIYYSESGAYPRKPAVLYDRAYSSINSISIGEIDPAIYQSTRVFHTSGITLALSDQVRDTAVEMVRRFKENGAAISFDVNYRANLWDEETARKTICKILPYIDILFVSEETSRRMMQRSGTMEEIMRGYCEQFGCRIVASTQRKVKSPKCHSFNSIIYSHAEDKIYTGRPFEDIDVVDRIGSGDAYVAGALFGLLKYDSVQQAVDYGNAMSAVKNTTLGDMPASDFAEISRVIAAHNSGVAGDELNR is encoded by the coding sequence ATGAATTTTGGCGGTGAACAAAGGGAATTTGACGTCATCAGCTTTGGTGAGATCATGCTGCGGCTTTCCCCACCGGGACTCGAGCGGCTCAGCCAGTCAGAGCTTCTGGAGAAGCGGCCGGGCGGCAGCGAGCTCAATGTGGTTTCGGGCATTTCACTCCTGGGGCTGCGTACCGGTATTGTGACCAAGATTCCGGACAATGACATGGGGCGATTCATCAAAAATAAGATCCGTTTCTATGGCGTGAGCGACGACTATCTTATCTATGATTCCTCCGAGCGCGCCCGCGTCGGCATTTATTATTCCGAAAGCGGCGCTTATCCGCGCAAGCCCGCGGTTCTCTATGACCGGGCGTATTCTTCGATCAACAGTATTTCGATTGGGGAGATCGATCCGGCAATCTATCAAAGTACCCGCGTTTTTCATACCAGCGGCATCACACTCGCGCTGAGCGACCAGGTGCGGGATACCGCGGTCGAGATGGTGAGGCGCTTTAAGGAAAACGGTGCGGCGATCTCGTTCGATGTGAACTACCGCGCGAACCTTTGGGACGAAGAAACGGCCCGAAAAACCATCTGCAAGATCCTGCCGTACATAGACATCCTGTTCGTTTCAGAGGAGACCAGCCGCCGGATGATGCAGCGCTCGGGTACGATGGAGGAGATCATGCGCGGTTACTGCGAGCAGTTCGGCTGCCGGATCGTCGCGTCGACCCAGCGCAAGGTTAAAAGTCCGAAATGCCATTCGTTTAATTCGATTATCTACTCCCATGCGGAGGATAAAATTTACACCGGCCGTCCATTCGAGGATATCGACGTGGTCGACCGGATCGGTTCCGGCGACGCGTATGTCGCGGGTGCGTTGTTCGGCTTGCTCAAATATGACAGTGTCCAGCAGGCGGTCGACTATGGCAATGCGATGTCCGCTGTGAAGAATACCACCCTGGGCGACATGCCCGCTTCCGATTTTGCGGAGATCAGCCGGGTGATCGCGGCGCACAACTCCGGCGTTGCTGGGGACGAACTCAACCGGTAA
- the aroF gene encoding 3-deoxy-7-phosphoheptulonate synthase, with protein MIVIMKPGTQQKEIEKLSDALTAKGVEVNPVIGKNLIILGLVGDTSKLDDTWIEANRNVERVMHVAEPFKKANKMFHPEPSVIDVRGQKIGGDSPLAVIAGPCSIESEAQICGIAEQVKALGANFLRGGAFKPRTSPYAFQGLKYDGLELLMEAREKTGLPIVTEIMSPYDIEVFVKDVDIIQVGARNMQNFELLKELGHTDKPILLKRGLSATIEEWLMSAEYIMSGGNERIILCERGIRTFENYTRNTLDLSAIPAVKKLSHLPVVVDPSHASGKWWMVEPLAKAAVAVGADGLIVEVHNDPANALCDGQQSIKPCVFGELMEEIRGIAKAIGRNIA; from the coding sequence ATGATCGTAATCATGAAACCCGGCACCCAACAGAAGGAAATTGAAAAGCTCTCCGACGCGCTCACTGCAAAAGGTGTGGAGGTAAATCCCGTCATCGGTAAAAACCTGATTATCCTGGGTCTGGTCGGCGATACCAGCAAGCTTGACGATACCTGGATCGAAGCCAACCGCAACGTCGAACGGGTCATGCACGTGGCAGAGCCGTTCAAAAAGGCGAATAAGATGTTCCATCCCGAACCGAGCGTGATCGACGTGCGCGGCCAGAAGATCGGCGGGGACAGCCCGCTGGCGGTGATCGCGGGCCCCTGCTCGATCGAAAGCGAGGCGCAGATCTGCGGCATTGCCGAACAGGTCAAGGCGCTCGGAGCCAATTTCCTGCGCGGCGGCGCCTTCAAGCCGCGCACTTCTCCATACGCTTTCCAGGGGCTCAAATACGACGGGCTCGAACTGCTGATGGAGGCGCGCGAAAAGACCGGATTGCCGATCGTCACCGAGATCATGTCGCCCTATGATATCGAGGTTTTCGTCAAGGACGTGGACATCATCCAGGTCGGCGCGCGCAACATGCAGAACTTCGAGCTCCTGAAGGAGCTCGGCCACACCGACAAGCCGATCCTCCTCAAGCGCGGGCTTTCCGCCACCATCGAGGAATGGCTGATGAGCGCCGAGTATATTATGTCAGGCGGCAACGAGCGGATTATCCTCTGCGAACGCGGCATCCGCACCTTCGAGAACTACACCCGCAACACGCTCGACCTTTCCGCGATCCCCGCGGTCAAAAAGCTGAGCCACCTGCCGGTTGTGGTCGATCCGAGCCACGCATCGGGCAAATGGTGGATGGTCGAACCGCTTGCGAAAGCGGCGGTCGCGGTCGGCGCGGACGGACTCATCGTCGAAGTGCATAACGATCCGGCCAACGCCCTGTGCGACGGCCAGCAGTCGATCAAACCCTGTGTGTTCGGGGAACTGATGGAAGAAATCCGCGGCATCGCCAAAGCGATCGGCCGTAACATTGCATAA